ttaaaatatgttattcttTTATAATGGATGTGGAACAGTACAgtacaaaggaaggaaaataaagtgGATTCCTTAGATTGTTTACTATCTTGCCTTTCTAAAATTAGCTTTATTGATATATAGTTCATCATAGTATACAACAGACTGTGCAAGGTCTATAGTTCAGTGGTTATTTGCATATTCACAGAGTAGACAACAAAAtctaatacttttttttcaaaaaacatttatttgaaagagttacagagagagataaggggagagagagagagagagagagagagatatcttccatctgctggttcactccccaaatagctgcaatggccagaggaaCTGGatcagtctgaaaccaggagccaggagcttcttcttggtctcccacgtgagtgcaggagctcaagtacttaggtcatcttctactgcttttccaggcacattagcagggagctggatcggaagtgaagtagatgtgacccgaactggtgcccgtatgagatgctggcattgcaggcagaggctctactcattataccacagtgccagccccgatctAGTACATTTGTATTATCCCTAGAAGAAACTCATTGCCCCCTAGTCATCACTGACCGGTTTCCTTACCCTGTAAGCCTTGGAAACGACAAACTGGTCTATTCTGTGTATTTTGTATAAATGGACTCACATCGTATGTGGTCCTTTGGGACTATCTTCTTACAGTACTTTACCTACTCATACTTTGGAGAAAAAACGGAAGCTTCCAGAGTTGCTCTATTGAAGTTTTGCTTTTCCACCAGTGGCAGCTGTGGTTCACGTTCTTTTGTTTTGTGTTATCATTCACCAGTGTGAATGATACATCATCCTCATCATTATGAGCCTAGTATGATGCCCGTCACATGGGGGTGCTCAGTTTATCCTTACTGCCTCCTCTTCTCCACCCTCAAGCCTTGATATGCACACCATTCGGCATTTGTGCTTGTTCACTAATGCTAACTAGTAAATCTGAGAacttattgaaaaaaatttacattctttcattcattcatccaacaaattTTATTGAGCACATGCTGTGTTTCAGTcatggaaccaggcactctgaatgaGTGCATAAGACCTGTGGTAAATTCCCAGGTATCTGATCAGAATATCCAGAGGAGACGTGTGGACAGAGAGGCATGGCGGTGAGTGCTTCCAGCTGTAGAGAATCAGGGATGGCCCCGTGGAGAGTGCGCTGTTTGCTTATGGTCGCAAAGGGatgaaggaggaagagaattTAACTTGAGGAATGAGATTAGTTCAGTACAGGAATGGGAAGTCATCTCCCCGTAGGTGGCAACCAGAGTCCATGGAGAGAAATAATGGGAGACACAGCTGGGAGGAGGACTGGGGAGTTCCCGGGCCAGCTTGCTGGCGAGCTAAGGACACCTCCTGGTGAGAGTGAGGGTGGACATGTCAGCAGGGGAGAGTTTATCCCTTGTGTAGGTTGTGTTGGACACGGCTCCTGAGTATGGCTTGAGTTCAAGGGAACATGCTTGTGACTGCAGATATGCAAGAGATCCAAAAGGATCGCTGTGGGGTTGGTTGTCAGGATTGGAGGtggctgttttttcttttctttttcaaggtgtatgtatgtatgtatgtatgtttgaaaggcagagagagagagagagaagtttatctcgggattttcattttccattctctccccaaatggctacaactggcagggctggttcaggccaaagtcaggagccgggaactccatctggatctcccatgtgggtacaggggtccacacacttgggccatcctccactgccctcccaggtgcattatcagggagctggatcggaagtggagcagatgggacttgaattggtgctcatgtgggatgcccacagtgCAGCTAATGGCTTAACTCATGCACTAAAATGCAGACCCCAGTCTTTTTGAATGCTTGGAGACTACCACTCCTAAGCCAGTCTTCACAGTAATGGAGTGTAGGTATAATTACTATACCCATTTTCCAGATAAACAAATTAAGGCTTGGTTATCCTCTACCTCTGTTGCTCTTCCCCTCCATGGTCTTCTTTCTGTTTAGCTTCTCCAAGTGATCTCTCAGTTTTCCTTCACCAATGTCTCCCCCTCTGTGTCTCCTTTGTTCAGATCCTCATCTCTGTAATATGGCAAAGGTTGTGATTGCCTGCAGGTCAACATGTGGACTCCAGAGTCCTTTCATCTGACCATAAATCGGGTCAGTCtttgtgtgtgcacttgtgtaAGAAGATGCTTCCCAAggcctggcattgtgatgtagcaggtaaagctgccacgtgtgatgcaggtatcccatgtggttgctggttcgagtcccaactgctccacttatgatccagctctctctactaatgcgcctggattagcctagtgagccgcggcgccggctttggTTGtgttttaagacttacttatttgaaaggcacagtcagagagacagacagagatcttccatccactggttcactccccagatagccacagtggctgaagccaggaggtttatctgggtcttccatgtaggtggcagggactgtgGCACTTGGctatcttccattactttccaaggtgcattagcagggagctggatcagaggtggagcagttaggacatgaactggcacccacatggaatgctggtgttgcagacggaggcttaacctgttgtagcATAGCACCGGTCCCCTTAAGAGGCCTTGGTGTTACTGTGCAGCGTGGACACCGGGCCCAGTTCAGTAAAAGCAGCTTTATAGGAGCCTGTGACcccaaaacttatttttttattgatcTCAGGTAATGTAAAACAAAACATTGAATAGCCACGCTGGTAGTGTAGCacagcagatgaagctcctactcgtgacatgggcatcccatgtgggagcaccagttaagagtcctggctgctgtacttgctgtccatcttcctgctaatgcacctgggaaggcagcagaggatggcccaagtcgctgggccctgccacctacgtgggatatctggatggaattctgtgACCAGCctcagcccttgtggccatttgcagagtgaaccagcagatggaagctgtctctctttctccttctgtctctgtcattgtgcctttcacatgaatgaataaataaatcttaacaacaacaacaaagtagaATAACTAGAGGAATAAGACTCACCACAATTTGTTGTGGTTATTGCTTAGATCTGCTTCTCCCCAACGTAGTCAACTTCTTACAGGCAGTCATCACTGGGTGTGAGCAGTGGTAGAAAATGTTAAGGGGAAGGAGTGACGAGAATGGTTTATGCCTGATGTACCCAGAGACAGTTGCGGTGTTGCACTTTGAGTTATATGCACTCAGAAAGATTCCGATCTGAGATCTCAGAGCGGCAAATGAAGATCATCAGTTTTCTTGACTCTTTCCAGGGCCTGCTCCTGAGGCCGTTTGCAGCAGCAAAGACCCCAGCTGAGTGCAAAATAGCTGCATCTCGGCCAGTGAGCTTCTGGCGACTACAGGAGAGAGCCTGTAAAAACATTAATGAACTTAGCAGTACACaacattttctatttaattttcctttgccTATTGCCTTTGAGACAGAATATGCTGTGTTACTGTTAAGTCAGATTCAGAAGGACGTATGCATTTTCAGGAGAAAGGCAAAAATAGCTTGTTTACTGAATGACTCCAACTCTCCCAAAATAGCCCTTCCTGGGTGCTGTAATGTAGGTCACAATGTTctgatataatttttattcttttccctgACTGCTTTttgtcatatatatgtataatttatattatatatatatacacattatatatatatacacacacacaggaacttgACAAAGAGCTCCCAGTGCTTAAGCCATATTTTGTGGATGAGCCCGAAGCAGCCGGAGTGAGGGAAGCTGGTTTGAGGGTCACATGGCTGGGCCATGCCACGCTGCTGGTGGAAATGGACAACCTCATCTTTCTCACGGACCCCATCTTCAGCTCCCGCGCGTCCCCGTCTCAGTACGTGGGTCCAAAGCGGTTCCGGCGGCCCCCATGCACCATCGCCGAACTCCCCCCGATCGACGCGGTCCTCATCAGCCACAACCACTACGACCACCTGGACTACGGTTCCGTGGTGGCCCTCAACGAGCGGTTCGGGAACGAGCTGAGGTGGTTTGTGCCGCTGGGGCTCCTGGACTGGATGCAGAAATGCGGCTGTGAGAACGTGATCGAGCTGGACTGGTGGGAGGAGAACTGTGTCCCCGGCCACGACGACGTCACCTTTGTCTTCACGCCTTCCCAGCACTGGTGCAAGAGGACCCTGCTGGACGAAAACAAGGTTCTGTGGGGCAGCTGGTCTGTCCTGGGGCCCTGGAGCCGCTTTTTCTTTGCCGGAGACACCGGTTACTGCCGCGCCTTTGAGGAGATCGGAAAAAGGTTCGGGCCTTTTGACCTTGCAGCCATTCCCATCGGGGCTTACGAGCCAAGGTAAGTAGGCTTGCGGAGAAACCGCACCTGCCGCGCGAGCTCACTGACCCTGAGAGTAGAACGCTCATGATCTTGCGAGGCTGTGTGATTGGCGGTTGAGTGGCTACACTGGCTGGGGGCTAGGCGTTCCGATACAgggagtttttaaagattttaaaaattcaagttaaaAACTTTTAGTTGACAAGTAGAAACGTTACCAGGAAAAAAAGAGCACCGAAGTGTGACGAATGGCTGAGCCTCACCGGAAGTTCAGGTGCTCGTTCAACTGCAGTTAAACCGGAAATCGCACCTCGCTCTGGTCTTCCTGCTACTTTGGGTTGCACACTTTTCGCTCTGTGACTGGAAGGCTCCAGTGCCCTGGCTTAGCAGCTCTCCTGTGTGTAGCAGAGAGAAAAAGCTAGAAGTCGGTCTGCAGCGTTAGTCCCCTGCGAGGGTCTGGTTCCGTCAGTCCCGGAAGTGAATCCGGCGTGACTTTGTGGGGTGACTCTGCGCTCTCCCCGGGCCTGGCTTGGAGCCGCTGAAGGGCCCCCTGCCCCTGTCTGTTTCCTGGATACCCTTTGGGGTAAAGACAAGTGATTTCAGAGACCTGAGGTCTCAGTCAACGCTTGTGTATTGTAAAACACTGACCGTatgggataatttttaaaatgttttattttgttctaaagcacacgcagagagagagagatacaaatgCTTTTTAGTCGTAAAAGCAGAAAAACGAGTATTTTTCTAGTTCACGGATGAATGTGATCTTTTGTTTCCAGCTGATTTTGTTAaacttgttaatttttaaatttcactgaacACATTTCCCTCCTATCTTTATTAGTgcttgtgccccccccccccccttttattaGTTTCCTTATTTGGGGAACCAGATGTTGTATCCTCCCCTTCTTTTGTGGCTCCTGATAACGATTACAGTTATTGTAAGTCAATATT
Above is a window of Oryctolagus cuniculus chromosome 3, mOryCun1.1, whole genome shotgun sequence DNA encoding:
- the NAPEPLD gene encoding N-acyl-phosphatidylethanolamine-hydrolyzing phospholipase D isoform X3, translated to MEESESNQSLVPSSQYPKEAVRKRQNAARNSGGSDSSRFSRKSFKLDYRLEEDVTKSVRGRDGRFVNPWPTWRNLSVPNILRWLIMEKDHSSVPCSKEELDKELPVLKPYFVDEPEAAGVREAGLRVTWLGHATLLVEMDNLIFLTDPIFSSRASPSQYVGPKRFRRPPCTIAELPPIDAVLISHNHYDHLDYGSVVALNERFGNELRWFVPLGLLDWMQKCGCENVIELDWWEENCVPGHDDVTFVFTPSQHWCKRTLLDENKVLWGSWSVLGPWSRFFFAGDTGYCRAFEEIGKRFGPFDLAAIPIGAYEPRWFMRYQHVDPEEAVRIHMDVQTKKSVAIHWGTFALANEHYLDPPGKLSEALERYGLKREDFFVLKHGESRYLNTDEENVE